In Electrophorus electricus isolate fEleEle1 chromosome 1, fEleEle1.pri, whole genome shotgun sequence, a single window of DNA contains:
- the cldni gene encoding claudin i, with product MGSSGIQIVCVVLALLGLIAAIVTCVVPSWKVSSFTGQNIITAQSEQKGLWMECVVQSTGQQQCKSFDSLLILGSEIQASRAMTIICCMLTTLALLALFVGADFTICLENEDAKPKVCLVTGVAFLLAGLLLLIPVSWTANNVVKDFSNPLVSPKWELGPCIFIGWAGAVLLLLAGGLLCCFSRPHSGGSGGTAQYFSNSASAPSKNYV from the exons ATGGGGTCTTCTGGGatacagattgtgtgtgtcgTGCTGGCTCTTTTGGGCCTCATTGCTGCTATTGTGACCTGTGTCGTGCCCAGCTGGAAGGTGTCTTCCTTTACTGGCCAGAACATCATCACtgcacag agtgagCAGAAGGGCCTGtggatggagtgtgtggtgcAGAGCACAGGTCAGCAGCAGTGCAAGTCCTTCGACTCTCTGCTCATCCTGGGCTCGGAGATCCAGGCGTCACGCGCCATGACCATCATCTGCTGTATGCTGACCACGCTGGCCTTGCTGGCCCTGTTTGTGGGCGCAGACTTCACCATCTGCCTGGAGAACGAGGATGCCAAGCCCAAGGTGTGTCTGGTGACGGGCGTGGCCTTCCTCCTCGctggcctcctcctcctcatccccGTCAGCTGGACCGCCAACAACGTGGTGAAGGACTTCAGCAACCCGCTGGTGTCCCCCAAATGGGAGCTGGGGCCCTGCATCTTCATCGGCTGGGCCGGGGCAGTGCTCCTCCTGCTGGCCGGGGGCCTGCTCTGCTGCTTCAGCCGTCCCCACTCAGGAGGGTCCGGGGGGACAGCCCAATACTTCAGCAACAGTGCCTCTGCCCCCAGCAAAAACTACGTCTAG